In Lagenorhynchus albirostris chromosome 14, mLagAlb1.1, whole genome shotgun sequence, one DNA window encodes the following:
- the LOC132504228 gene encoding zinc finger protein 271 isoform X1, with the protein MVNLQLLPEVSSVQWQSMEIQFNYEAQEHYLLSDGETKAKVGELASEEEITAKIEPLTEESGNPRDDVLQDSECREFCGFGDKFNEKDQNLFKRRQYNCDECGQNFACSTGLIRHQRTHWEKPYECDKCGKAFNVSSALVLHQRIHTGEKPYPCNWCIKSFRRSSDLIKHQRVHTGEKPYKCDECGKAFSQSSDLIIHQRIHTGEKPYQCSHCSKSFSQRSDLVKHQRIHTGEKPYTCNQCNKHFSQSSDVIKHQRIHTGEKPYKCDVCGKAFSQSSDLILHQRIHTGEKPYPCNQCSKSFSQNSDLIKHRRIHTGEKPYKCNECGKAFNQSSVLILHQRIHTGEKPYPCNQCSKTFSRLSDLVNHQRIHTGEKPYPCNQCNKMFSRRSDLIKHHRIHTGEKPYECDECGKTFSQSSNLILHQRIHTGEKPYPCSDCTKSFSRRSDLVKHQRIHTGEKPYACNQCNKSFSQSSDLTKHQRVHSGEKPYHCDCCEKAFSQSSDLILHQRIHTGEKPYPCTQCSKSFSQNSDLIKHQRIHTGEKPYKCNECGKAFSQCSALVLHKRIHTGEKPYPCDQCGKSFSRRSDLINHQRIHTNENPYKCDVSGKAFSACTDLTEHQGIHIGEKPHRCVQCSRNFSQLSDLINHEKVHSGEDTLNVMNMGKPLVYTPTLFSTRDTLPEKNLMNAMDDYEKGFNQCSTLVLH; encoded by the coding sequence ATGGTGAGACTAAGGCCAAGGTTGGAGAGCTGGCTTCCGAGGAGGAAATTACAGCAAAAATTGAACCATTGACTGAAGAGTCTGGTAACCCCAGAGATGATGTTCTCCAGGATTCTGAATGCAGGGAATTCTGTGGATTTGGGGATAAATTCAATGAAAAGGATCAGAACCTCTTCAAAAGAAGACAATATAACTGTGATGAATGTGGGCAAAACTTTGCTTGTAGTACAGGCCTTATTAGGCATCAAAGAACCCATtgggagaaaccctatgaatgtgaTAAGTGTGGAAAGGCCTTTAATGTGAGCTCAGCCCTGGTTctgcatcagagaattcatactggggaGAAACCCTATCCTTGTAATTGGTGTATTAAAAGTTTCCGTCGGAGCTCAGACCTTATTAAACATCAAAGAGTCCACACTGGTGAAAAACCTTACAAATGTGacgaatgtgggaaagccttcagtcAGAGCTCTGATCTTATTATACATCAGAGAATACATACAGGAGAAAAACCCTATCAGTGCAGTCATTGTAGTAAAAGTTTTAGCCAGCGCTCAGACCTGGTTAAACATCAAAGAATACATACTGGAGAGAAGCCTTATACATGTAACCAGTGTAACAAACATTTTAGTCAGAGTTCTGATGTTATAAAACATCAAAGAATCCATACTGGTGAGAAACCATATAAATGTGATGTgtgtggaaaagccttcagtCAGAGCTCAGATCTTATTCTACATCagagaatccacactggagagaaaccatatCCATGTAATCAGTGTAGCAAAAGTTTCAGTCAGAACTCAGACCTTATTAAACATCGAAGgatccacactggagagaaaccctataaatgtaatgaatgtgggaaagcttttAATCAGAGCTCAGTCCTTATTctgcatcagagaattcacactggagagaaaccctatccATGTAATCAGTGTAGCAAAACCTTCAGTAGACTTTCAGATCTTGTTAATCATCAAcgaattcacactggagagaagccttaCCCATGTAACCAGTGCAATAAAATGTTTAGTCGAAGGTCAGACCTTATTAAACATCATAGAATTCATACaggtgagaaaccctatgaatgtgaTGAGTGTGGGAAAACCTTTAGTCAAAGCTCAAACCTTATTCTGCATCagagaatccacactggagagaaaccctatccATGTAGCGATTGTACTAAAAGTTTTAGTCGTCGTTCAGACCTTGTGAAACATCAGAGAAtacacactggagagaaaccgtATGCATGTAATCAGTGCAATAAAAGTTTTAGTCAAAGCTCAGACCTCACTAAACATCAGAGAGTACACTCTGGGGAAAAACCCTATCATTGTGATTGTTGTGAGAAAGCCTTCAGTCAGAGTTCTGACCTTATTcttcatcagagaattcacactggagaaaaaccatatcCATGCACACAGTGCAGCAAAAGTTTCAGTCAGAACTCCGACCTTATCAAGCACCAGAGGATCCACACTGGGGAAAAACCAtataaatgtaatgaatgtgggaaggctttcagtcAGTGCTCAGCTCTTGTCCTACATAAGAGGatccacactggggagaaaccaTATCCATGTGATCAATGTGGCAAAAGCTTTAGTCGACGCTCTGATCTTATTAACCATCAAAGAATCCACACTAATGAAAATCCATATAAATGTGATGTGTCTGGGAAAGCCTTTAGCGCATGCACTGATCTTACTGAACACCAGGGAATCCACATTGGAGAGAAACCCCACAGGTGTGTTCAGTGCAGCAGAAATTTTAGCCAACTCTCTGATCTTATTAATCATGAGAAAGTCCATTCTGGGGAAGACACTCTAAATGTGATGAATATGGGAAAACCTTTAGTGTATACACCAACTTTATTCAGTACCAGAGACACTCTGccagaaaaaaatcttatgaaCGCTATGGATGATTATGAAAAAGGTTTTAATCAATGCTCAACTCTTGTGCTACATTAA